A DNA window from Ctenopharyngodon idella isolate HZGC_01 chromosome 8, HZGC01, whole genome shotgun sequence contains the following coding sequences:
- the asb13b gene encoding ankyrin repeat and SOCS box protein 13: MMEFEITRTRPSLFGDIAHGLGFWTDRSAVHEAAAQGRAVQLQKLIENGASVNIVAVDSITPLHEACIQGQTQCVKLLLEAGANVDARNIDGSTPLCDACAAGSLECVKLLLEHGAMVNPPLFTFSPLHEACMGGNSKCVQLMIDEGAFMEAHDCHFGTPLHVACARQHLDCVKVLLNAGANVNAAKLHETALHHAAKVKNLELIELLVEFGGNVYARDNLGKKPIQYTRASSASALCLEFYESTPLSLQQLCRIALRNALGKRAPGVLTQLGLPNRIICFLSYLPAPSLELDDLT, encoded by the exons ATGATGGAATTTGAAATAACGCGCACAAGGCCTTCGCTTTTTGGGGATATTG CACATGGTCTGGGGTTCTGGACTGATCGTTCGGCAGTGCATGAGGCCGCAGCTCAGGGCAGAGCTGTGCAGCTCCAAAAACTGATTGAGAATGGAGCATCTGTCAACATTGTGGCCGTGGACTCTATCACGCCCCTCCATGAGGCCTGTATACAGGGCCAAACACAGTGTGTGAAGCTGCTCCTGGAAGCTGGAGCTAAT GTTGATGCACGTAACATTGACGGCAGCACTCCGTTGTGTGACGCCTGTGCTGCTGGTAGTCTGGAGTGTGTGAAGTTGCTGTTAGAACATGGAGCCATGGTGAACCCTCCCCTCTTCACCTTCTCACCCCTGCATGAAGCCTGCATGGGCG GTAACTCTAAATGTGTTCAGCTCATGATTGATGAAGGTGCGTTTATGGAAGCCCATGACTGCCACTTCGGCACTCCTCTGCATGTGGCGTGTGCAAGGCAGCATCTCGACTGCGTCAAGGTTCTGCTGAATGCAG GTGCAAATGTAAATGCTGCTAAACTTCATGAGACCGCACTGCATCATGCTGCTAAAGTGAAAAATCTGGAACTAATTGAGCTTTTGGTAGAATTTGGGGGAAATGTTTATGCCAGAGACAACCTCGGCAAAAAGCCCATTCAGTACACCAGAGCCAGCTCAGCATCTGCCCTCTGCCTGGAGTTTTATGAAT CCACACCCCTCAGTCTTCAGCAGTTATGCAGAATTGCTCTCAGAAATGCCCTCGGGAAAAGGGCGCCGGGGGTGTTGACTCAACTGGGCCTCCCAAACCGAATCATCTGTTTCCTGTCTTATTTACCAGCCCCTTCCCTGGAACTTGACGATCTGACATGA
- the nras gene encoding GTPase NRas, whose product MTEYKLVVVGAGGVGKSALTIQLIQNHFVDEYDPTIEDSYRKQVVIDGETCLLDILDTAGQEEYSAMRDQYMRTGEGFLCVFAINNSKSFADVHLYREQIKRVKDSDDVPMVLVGNKCDLARTVDTKQAQELARSYGIEFVETSAKTRQGVEDAFYTLVREIRHYRMKKLNSREDRKQGCLGVSCEVM is encoded by the exons ATGACCGAGTATAAGTTGGTTGTTGTGGGAGCAGGTGGTGTCGGGAAGAGCGCATTAACCATccaactcattcagaatcactTTGTGGATGAATATGACCCCACTATTGAG GACTCTTACAGGAAGCAGGTGGTGATTGATGGTGAGACGTGTCTGTTGGACATCCTGGACACTGCAGGTCAGGAAGAATACAGCGCAATGAGGGACCAGtacatgaggacaggagaggGTTTCCTCTGTGTCTTCGCTATAAACAACAGCAAATCCTTTGCAGACGTGCATTTGTACAG AGAGCAGATCAAGCGCGTGAAGGATTCAGACGATGTTCCCATGGTCCTAGTGGGGAACAAATGTGATTTGGCCAGAACAGTGGACACCAAGCAAGCTCAGGAACTTGCCAGAAGCTACGGCATAGAGTTTGTAGAAACTTCTGCAAAGACCAGACAG GGAGTTGAGGATGCTTTTTACACCCTCGTCCGTGAGATCCGGCATTATCGCATGAAAAAGCTCAACAGCAGAGAAGATAGGAAGCAGGGCTGCCTGGGCGTGTCCTgtgaagtcatgtga